One Tessaracoccus lacteus DNA window includes the following coding sequences:
- a CDS encoding phosphoglyceromutase — protein MTAKLILLRHGESEWNAKNLFTGWVDVDINEKGIAEGKNAAKLLKSEGLLPDILHTSLLRRAIHTAYLALDGCDRHWIPVKRNWRLNERHYGALQGKDKAQTLETYGEEQFMLWRRSYDTPPPLIDIDDEYSQFHDARYADIPEAERPRTECLKDVVARLLPYWEAHIVPDLAEGKTVLVTAHGNSLRALVKHLDGISDEDIAGLNIPTGIPLFYELDENFKPVTPGGRYLDPEAAKASIEAVKNQGKKK, from the coding sequence ATGACCGCGAAGTTGATCCTGCTCCGCCATGGCGAGAGCGAGTGGAATGCCAAGAATCTCTTCACCGGTTGGGTGGACGTCGACATCAACGAGAAGGGCATCGCGGAAGGCAAGAACGCCGCGAAGCTGCTGAAGTCGGAGGGCCTGCTCCCCGACATCCTGCACACCTCGCTGCTGCGTCGCGCCATCCACACCGCGTATCTCGCGCTCGACGGCTGTGACCGACACTGGATCCCTGTCAAGCGCAACTGGCGCCTGAACGAGCGCCACTACGGCGCGCTGCAGGGCAAGGACAAGGCCCAGACGCTGGAGACCTACGGCGAGGAGCAGTTCATGCTCTGGCGCCGCAGCTACGACACCCCGCCGCCGCTGATCGACATCGACGACGAGTACTCGCAGTTCCACGATGCCCGCTACGCCGACATCCCCGAGGCCGAGCGCCCCCGTACCGAGTGCCTGAAGGATGTCGTCGCCCGCCTGCTGCCCTACTGGGAGGCGCACATCGTCCCCGACCTGGCCGAAGGCAAGACCGTGCTCGTCACGGCGCACGGCAACTCGCTGCGCGCTCTCGTCAAGCACCTCGATGGCATCTCGGACGAGGACATCGCCGGCCTGAACATCCCGACCGGCATCCCGCTGTTCTACGAGCTGGACGAGAACTTCAAGCCCGTCACGCCTGGCGGCCGCTACCTCGACCCTGAGGCCGCGAAGGCGTCCATCGAGGCCGTGAAGAACCAGGGCAAGAAGAAGTAG
- a CDS encoding methylmalonyl-CoA carboxytransferase subunit 5S has translation MTARKIGVTEVVLRDAHQSLMATRMAMEDMVGACEDIDNAGYWSVECWGGATFDACIRFLNEDPWKRLRTFRELLPNSRLQMLLRGQNLLGYRHYEDMVVEKFVDKAAENGMDVFRVFDALNDPRNMARAMAAVKASGKHAQGTICYTISPVHTVDGYIKLAGQLLDMGAESIALKDMAALLQPQPAYDIVKGIKDTYGDVQINVHCHSTTGVTLVSLMKAIEAGADVVDTAISSMSLGPGHNPTESLVAMLEGTEYTTDLDMDRLLRIRDHFAAVRPKYQEFESATLVDTNIFSSQIPGGMLSNMESQLKAQGAGDRINEVMAEVPRVKADAGHPPLVTPSSQIVGTQAVFNVLMGRYKVMTGEFADLMLGYYGECLGERNPEVVELAKVQTKKEPITVRPADLLEPEWDKLVSDASNLDGFDGSDEDVLTNAMFPGVAPKFFASRAEGPKNVGKTPAQLAAEAAKAAGNVPGIKVPVNYNVTIAGQSHSVTVEPA, from the coding sequence ATGACAGCTCGGAAGATCGGCGTCACCGAGGTAGTGCTCCGTGACGCGCATCAAAGCTTGATGGCAACCCGCATGGCCATGGAAGACATGGTCGGCGCCTGCGAGGACATCGACAATGCCGGCTACTGGTCGGTTGAGTGTTGGGGCGGGGCGACGTTCGACGCCTGCATCCGCTTCCTCAACGAGGATCCCTGGAAGCGCCTGCGTACGTTCCGTGAGTTGCTTCCCAACTCGCGGCTCCAGATGCTGCTCCGCGGCCAGAACCTCCTCGGCTACCGCCACTACGAGGACATGGTCGTCGAGAAGTTCGTTGACAAGGCAGCCGAGAACGGCATGGACGTGTTCCGCGTGTTCGACGCGCTGAACGATCCGCGCAACATGGCGCGGGCGATGGCGGCGGTGAAGGCCTCGGGCAAGCACGCCCAGGGCACCATCTGCTACACCATCTCCCCGGTCCACACCGTCGACGGCTACATCAAGCTCGCCGGCCAGCTGCTGGACATGGGCGCCGAGTCGATCGCGCTCAAGGACATGGCTGCACTGCTGCAGCCGCAGCCCGCCTACGACATCGTCAAGGGCATCAAGGACACCTACGGTGATGTGCAGATCAACGTGCACTGCCACTCCACCACAGGCGTGACGCTCGTCTCGCTGATGAAGGCCATCGAGGCTGGCGCCGACGTCGTCGACACCGCGATCTCGTCCATGTCGCTCGGCCCGGGTCACAACCCCACCGAGTCGCTCGTGGCGATGCTCGAGGGCACCGAGTACACGACCGACCTCGACATGGACCGCCTCCTGAGGATCCGTGACCACTTCGCGGCCGTGCGCCCGAAGTACCAGGAGTTCGAGTCCGCCACGCTGGTCGACACGAACATCTTCTCCTCGCAGATCCCCGGCGGCATGCTGTCGAACATGGAGTCGCAGCTGAAGGCCCAGGGTGCGGGCGACCGCATCAACGAGGTCATGGCCGAGGTCCCGCGGGTCAAGGCCGACGCCGGCCACCCGCCACTGGTCACCCCGTCGTCGCAGATCGTCGGCACCCAGGCCGTTTTCAACGTCCTCATGGGCCGCTACAAGGTCATGACGGGCGAGTTCGCCGACCTGATGCTCGGCTACTACGGCGAGTGCCTCGGCGAGCGTAACCCCGAGGTCGTGGAGCTGGCCAAGGTCCAGACCAAGAAGGAGCCGATCACCGTCCGCCCCGCAGACCTGCTCGAGCCCGAGTGGGACAAGCTGGTCTCCGACGCGTCGAACCTCGACGGCTTCGACGGGTCCGACGAGGATGTGCTCACCAACGCGATGTTCCCCGGTGTCGCGCCCAAGTTCTTCGCGTCCCGCGCCGAAGGCCCCAAGAACGTCGGGAAGACCCCCGCCCAGCTCGCTGCCGAGGCCGCGAAGGCCGCGGGCAACGTGCCCGGCATCAAGGTCCCCGTCAACTACAACGTCACCATCGCCGGTCAGTCGCACAGCGTGACTGTCGAGCCGGCCTGA
- a CDS encoding SDR family NAD(P)-dependent oxidoreductase has product MPTALVTGASSGIGAATARRLAAEGFRVVCAARRADRVEALAAEIDGVAVACDITSADDVARLAAEVGDTLDVLVNNAGGAVGLEPVAEADLDAWEQMLATNLIGTTRVTKALLPALTAAGGAIIFVTSTAADWGYEGGAGYCAAKAGERAVVEALRLELFDQPVRIMEICPGMVRTDEFALTRFAGDKEKADKVYAGVDEPLTADDVADTISFMATRPAHVNLDRITIRPRAQAAQYKVFRG; this is encoded by the coding sequence ATGCCTACCGCACTCGTCACCGGAGCAAGTTCAGGAATCGGCGCCGCCACCGCGCGCCGCCTCGCAGCGGAGGGTTTCCGCGTCGTCTGCGCGGCCCGCCGCGCGGACCGGGTCGAGGCCTTGGCCGCGGAGATCGACGGCGTCGCCGTCGCCTGCGACATCACCTCGGCCGACGACGTCGCACGCCTCGCCGCCGAGGTCGGCGACACCCTGGACGTGCTCGTCAACAACGCCGGCGGGGCCGTCGGGCTCGAGCCGGTCGCTGAGGCCGACCTCGACGCGTGGGAGCAGATGCTCGCCACGAACCTGATCGGCACGACCCGCGTCACCAAGGCCCTCCTTCCGGCGCTCACCGCAGCCGGCGGGGCCATCATCTTCGTCACCTCGACCGCCGCCGACTGGGGCTACGAGGGCGGCGCCGGCTACTGCGCGGCGAAGGCGGGCGAGCGCGCCGTCGTGGAGGCGCTCCGCCTCGAGCTGTTCGACCAGCCGGTCCGAATCATGGAGATCTGCCCCGGCATGGTGCGCACCGACGAGTTCGCGCTGACCCGCTTCGCCGGCGACAAGGAGAAGGCCGACAAGGTCTACGCGGGCGTCGACGAGCCCCTGACGGCCGACGACGTGGCGGACACCATCTCGTTCATGGCGACACGCCCCGCGCACGTCAACCTCGACCGGATCACCATCCGGCCGCGCGCGCAGGCCGCGCAGTACAAGGTGTTCCGGGGCTGA
- a CDS encoding SDR family NAD(P)-dependent oxidoreductase codes for MSILEIAPLVRGAYLAARNVPVILSPSDETELELSVESVDQLAEAFPVDLPDTVAVTVSGERHGFRAHTVGDVSPLPHGKDAQASAAEPRSRVVAGKVALVTGGAQGFGAEIVRGLVASGAFVYIADLNADGAAKLADELGPHTAALTVNVADEESVAAMTEQIAATTGGLDLVVSNAGIVRAGSVLEQDADAFRLTTDINYVAFFLVTKHLGGLMAAQRRTAPAWTTDIVQINSKSGLVGSNKNGAYAGSKFGGIGLVQSFALELVEHGIKVNAICPGNFLDGPLWSDPDRGLFVQYLRSGKVPGATTIEEVRRFYEAKVPLNRGTYGSDVMRALYYLVEQEYETGQALPVTGGQVMLSS; via the coding sequence ATGAGCATCCTGGAGATCGCGCCGCTCGTCCGCGGCGCCTACCTGGCCGCCCGCAACGTGCCGGTGATCCTGTCGCCGTCGGACGAGACGGAGCTGGAGCTGAGCGTCGAGTCGGTGGATCAGCTGGCCGAGGCGTTCCCCGTCGACCTGCCGGACACCGTCGCGGTGACGGTGTCGGGGGAGCGGCACGGGTTCCGCGCCCACACCGTCGGGGATGTGTCGCCGCTGCCGCACGGCAAGGACGCGCAGGCGTCGGCCGCGGAGCCGCGGTCCCGGGTCGTCGCGGGGAAGGTGGCGCTCGTCACCGGCGGCGCGCAGGGGTTCGGTGCGGAGATCGTCCGTGGGCTCGTCGCCTCCGGGGCCTTCGTCTACATCGCCGACCTGAACGCCGACGGGGCTGCGAAGCTCGCCGATGAGCTCGGCCCGCACACCGCGGCGCTGACGGTCAACGTCGCAGACGAGGAATCGGTGGCGGCCATGACCGAGCAGATCGCGGCCACCACCGGCGGCCTCGACCTCGTCGTGTCCAACGCGGGCATCGTCCGCGCGGGCAGTGTGCTGGAGCAGGACGCCGACGCCTTCCGGCTCACGACCGACATCAACTACGTCGCGTTCTTCCTGGTCACCAAGCACCTGGGCGGCCTGATGGCTGCCCAGCGCCGCACGGCGCCCGCCTGGACCACCGACATCGTCCAGATCAACTCCAAGTCGGGCCTCGTCGGATCGAACAAGAACGGCGCGTACGCCGGGTCCAAGTTCGGGGGCATCGGGCTGGTGCAGAGCTTCGCGCTGGAGCTGGTCGAGCACGGCATCAAGGTGAATGCGATCTGCCCGGGCAACTTTCTCGACGGCCCGCTGTGGTCCGACCCCGACCGCGGCCTGTTCGTGCAGTACCTGCGCTCCGGCAAGGTGCCCGGCGCCACGACGATCGAGGAGGTCCGCCGCTTCTACGAGGCCAAGGTGCCCCTCAACCGCGGGACCTACGGCTCCGACGTCATGCGGGCGCTGTACTACCTCGTCGAGCAGGAGTACGAGACGGGCCAGGCGCTTCCGGTCACCGGCGGTCAGGTGATGCTGAGCAGCTGA
- a CDS encoding CsbD family protein encodes MGIDDAAQEAVGKAKEGVGEAIGNEDLRQDGVKDRIEANAKQVADDAKRRMGDVGSGLADTVESLKDKLTAKGDK; translated from the coding sequence ATGGGCATCGATGATGCGGCCCAAGAGGCCGTCGGTAAGGCCAAGGAAGGCGTCGGCGAGGCCATCGGAAACGAGGACCTTCGCCAAGACGGAGTCAAGGATCGAATCGAGGCCAACGCCAAACAAGTCGCTGATGACGCCAAGAGGCGTATGGGTGACGTGGGCAGCGGTTTGGCCGACACGGTCGAATCTCTCAAGGACAAGTTGACCGCCAAGGGCGACAAGTAG
- a CDS encoding biotin/lipoyl-containing protein, with translation MKLKVTVNATEYEIDVEVEQEERPQLGPIVIGVNGGSNPIPTKASVTAVSSNAVVAPLAGSVARILVAEGDEIEAGQVLLVLEAMKMETEITAPAAGKVSAILVAPGDAVQGGQALIEL, from the coding sequence ATGAAGCTCAAGGTGACCGTCAACGCGACGGAGTACGAGATCGACGTGGAGGTGGAGCAGGAGGAGCGTCCTCAGCTCGGCCCGATCGTGATCGGTGTCAACGGTGGGTCCAACCCCATCCCGACCAAGGCGTCCGTGACCGCCGTCAGCAGCAACGCCGTCGTGGCGCCGCTGGCCGGTTCGGTGGCCCGCATCCTGGTGGCCGAGGGCGACGAGATCGAGGCCGGCCAGGTCCTCCTCGTCCTCGAGGCCATGAAGATGGAGACCGAGATCACCGCGCCTGCCGCGGGCAAGGTCTCTGCGATCCTCGTCGCCCCCGGCGACGCGGTCCAGGGTGGTCAGGCTCTCATCGAGCTCTGA
- a CDS encoding polysaccharide deacetylase family protein, with protein MPLQRVALATVAAVAVALTACAPAGLTTVAGDAAQGSGSSPVASSTASPSMPATTRSTTPTSAPPTSPLPTSASPHSPAGPTQPATATPGTPTADAPSAKVTDPPADLTLLRPGTNHSWAADKAGYVYPASTVNAWLTGRKRRPDKKIVFLTFDDGPNPQTSHVILDALKKGGVHATFFVVGSQIGSAPDVLSRQIAEGHSVSPHSWSHDYSLLYPGRRGNTETITQECDRTVARIREVLGEDYTPQSWRYPGGHMSWTGLKGADRALAQRGITWIDWNSDTRDSAPTSERPKTVKQTVKNATIQVREGYHVIVVLGHDTHEKKLTSESVGAMITAFKRAGYSFGTIS; from the coding sequence ATGCCCCTGCAGCGCGTCGCGCTCGCAACCGTCGCCGCTGTCGCCGTGGCCCTGACCGCATGCGCCCCGGCCGGGCTCACGACCGTCGCGGGCGACGCGGCCCAGGGCTCGGGTTCCAGCCCCGTCGCCTCGTCCACCGCCTCGCCATCCATGCCGGCCACCACGCGGTCGACGACCCCGACCTCGGCCCCGCCGACCTCGCCGCTGCCGACGAGTGCGTCGCCCCACAGCCCGGCCGGCCCGACGCAGCCGGCAACCGCCACACCAGGCACGCCCACCGCCGATGCCCCCTCAGCGAAGGTGACCGATCCCCCGGCGGACCTGACCCTGCTCAGGCCCGGCACGAACCACAGTTGGGCCGCCGACAAGGCCGGCTATGTCTACCCGGCCAGCACCGTCAACGCCTGGCTGACCGGCAGGAAGCGGCGCCCCGACAAGAAGATCGTCTTCCTGACCTTCGACGACGGCCCCAATCCGCAGACGAGCCACGTCATCCTCGATGCTCTGAAGAAGGGCGGCGTCCACGCGACCTTCTTCGTCGTGGGTTCCCAGATCGGCTCGGCGCCCGACGTGCTCTCCCGGCAGATCGCGGAGGGGCACTCGGTCAGCCCGCACAGCTGGTCGCACGACTACTCGCTGTTGTATCCCGGACGTCGGGGCAACACAGAGACGATCACGCAGGAGTGTGACCGGACGGTGGCGCGCATCCGAGAGGTGCTCGGCGAGGACTACACGCCGCAGTCGTGGCGCTACCCCGGCGGCCACATGTCCTGGACCGGGCTGAAGGGCGCGGACCGGGCGCTCGCCCAGCGCGGCATCACGTGGATCGACTGGAACTCGGACACCCGCGACAGCGCGCCCACCTCGGAACGCCCGAAGACGGTCAAGCAGACCGTGAAGAACGCCACGATCCAGGTCCGCGAGGGCTATCACGTGATCGTCGTGCTCGGTCACGACACACATGAGAAGAAACTGACGTCCGAGTCCGTCGGCGCGATGATCACGGCGTTCAAGCGCGCCGGCTACTCCTTCGGCACCATCTCCTGA
- a CDS encoding AI-2E family transporter gives MSDQSPAPLGDDTSPTQFDEHAAGALPAPDPMEPVDRAEVIAEGGRKVSEWSARFLLIAAALGVLGWGLSKVWDGLLPLLLALLISSVLWPVVAKLKKWRVPHGLGALIALLLAAGFVAAMLSYVAPSVVSQWPQLWSSAITGVRRLQDWVAGPPFNVHDDELNLWIDQALNWLQTHSSELLGQAVSLGGSVGSGVVKLLLTLVLTFFFLKDGVKFIGVVQGVVGRRAGFHASELLTRMWNTLSGYIRTQAIVSFVDAFFIGLGLVLLGVPLAMPIAVLTFMAGFIPVVGAVSVGTLAVLVALVSNGFYTALFVLILIIGVQQLEGNVLQPLLQSKVMKLHPVVILISVVLGGVWAGIIGMFLAVPVVAVLAVVFRYLGDLTDLRTGEKVAGDIAWATDEGQHVASESERASVLFRAALSLARLRHDPVATHTPHQATEPDDAASDVPAAGPRSATGRPRLPSLPRPWRRRGDADQ, from the coding sequence ATGAGTGACCAGTCGCCAGCGCCCCTCGGCGACGACACGTCGCCGACGCAGTTCGACGAGCACGCGGCCGGGGCGCTCCCGGCGCCCGACCCGATGGAGCCCGTCGACCGGGCGGAGGTCATCGCCGAGGGCGGCCGCAAGGTCTCCGAGTGGAGCGCGCGCTTCCTCCTGATCGCCGCGGCGCTCGGGGTGCTTGGCTGGGGGCTCAGCAAGGTCTGGGACGGGCTCCTTCCGCTGCTGCTCGCGCTGCTCATCTCGTCGGTCCTGTGGCCCGTCGTGGCGAAGCTGAAGAAGTGGCGCGTCCCCCACGGCCTCGGCGCGCTGATCGCCCTGCTGCTGGCCGCCGGATTCGTCGCGGCGATGCTGTCCTACGTCGCGCCGTCGGTCGTGTCGCAGTGGCCGCAGTTGTGGAGTTCCGCCATCACGGGCGTGCGGAGGCTGCAGGACTGGGTCGCCGGGCCGCCCTTCAACGTGCACGACGACGAACTGAACCTTTGGATCGATCAGGCGCTGAACTGGCTGCAGACTCACAGCAGCGAGCTGCTCGGGCAGGCCGTCAGCCTCGGCGGCAGCGTCGGCAGCGGGGTCGTGAAGCTCCTCCTGACGCTCGTGCTGACGTTCTTCTTCCTGAAGGACGGCGTGAAGTTCATCGGTGTGGTGCAGGGGGTTGTCGGGCGCCGCGCAGGGTTCCACGCCTCCGAGCTGCTGACGCGGATGTGGAACACGCTGTCCGGGTACATCCGCACGCAGGCCATCGTCAGCTTCGTCGACGCCTTCTTCATCGGGCTGGGCCTGGTGCTGCTCGGCGTCCCGCTCGCGATGCCGATCGCCGTCCTGACGTTCATGGCGGGGTTCATTCCCGTCGTCGGTGCCGTGTCGGTGGGCACGCTGGCCGTCCTGGTCGCGCTCGTCTCGAACGGCTTCTACACGGCCCTGTTCGTCCTGATCCTGATCATCGGCGTGCAGCAGTTGGAGGGGAACGTCCTCCAGCCGCTACTGCAGTCGAAGGTCATGAAGCTGCACCCCGTGGTCATCCTGATCAGCGTGGTGCTCGGCGGCGTGTGGGCGGGCATCATCGGCATGTTCCTCGCCGTGCCCGTCGTCGCCGTGCTCGCGGTCGTGTTCCGCTACCTGGGGGACCTGACGGACCTCAGGACGGGGGAGAAGGTTGCGGGCGACATCGCCTGGGCCACCGACGAGGGGCAGCACGTCGCCTCGGAGTCCGAACGGGCCTCTGTCCTGTTCCGGGCGGCGCTCTCGCTGGCCCGGCTCCGTCACGATCCCGTCGCGACCCACACCCCGCACCAGGCCACGGAACCCGACGATGCGGCCTCAGACGTGCCCGCCGCGGGGCCGCGATCGGCCACCGGGAGGCCGCGGCTGCCGTCCCTGCCGCGCCCGTGGCGGCGCCGTGGGGACGCGGACCAGTAG
- a CDS encoding PHP domain-containing protein, translating into MLRERINDPSLTPAERVAALQEYLQGSPAFPGFVTESNNHVHTIYSFSPYTPAMAALRAREAGLMVVGSVDHDSAAGAGEMAAAAAAVGLGSVTGFECRVYLYSADEVAEGRAPLHDRKLNNPDTAGIAYMTVQGIPASQRERVAEYLAPIRAARLARTARMVERANAILEGLGAPVLDFQRDVVDRSQYSNGGEVTERHLLAGIADKLIERYGRGRALVDGLGELGLELSEKVAAQLGDEANPYLEFDLLGVMKAGFLDQIYLVPDREECPTMAEVAAFATSVGAIPAYAYLGDVTASPTGDKKAEKFEDDFLDELVAELRRLGMPAITYMPPRNTAEQMARLASLAADNGLLEVSGVDINTPRQQFNCPELQRQELAHLNDATWAMVAHERLAEADLGLGLFAEAGPLASLPLSERVRRYSAVGRSLVAGTSTVGEAADALRKEAA; encoded by the coding sequence ATGCTCCGCGAGCGCATCAACGACCCGTCGCTGACGCCCGCCGAGCGCGTGGCGGCCCTGCAGGAGTACCTGCAGGGCTCGCCCGCGTTCCCGGGCTTCGTGACCGAGTCGAACAACCACGTCCACACCATCTACAGCTTCAGCCCGTACACGCCCGCGATGGCGGCGCTACGGGCCCGAGAGGCCGGGCTGATGGTCGTCGGCTCCGTCGACCACGACTCGGCCGCGGGCGCGGGCGAGATGGCGGCGGCCGCCGCCGCCGTCGGCCTCGGGTCGGTGACCGGCTTCGAGTGTCGCGTCTACCTGTACAGCGCCGACGAGGTCGCCGAGGGCCGCGCGCCGCTGCACGACCGCAAGCTCAACAACCCCGACACCGCGGGCATCGCCTACATGACGGTGCAGGGCATCCCGGCGTCGCAGCGCGAACGGGTCGCCGAATACCTGGCGCCCATCCGTGCCGCCCGCCTCGCGCGGACCGCACGGATGGTCGAGCGGGCCAACGCGATCCTCGAGGGCCTCGGGGCGCCCGTGCTGGACTTCCAGCGCGACGTCGTCGACCGGTCGCAGTACTCAAACGGCGGAGAGGTGACCGAGCGGCACCTGCTCGCGGGCATCGCCGACAAGCTCATCGAGCGCTACGGCCGCGGCCGGGCGCTGGTCGATGGGCTGGGCGAGCTCGGCCTCGAGCTGTCGGAGAAGGTCGCGGCCCAGCTGGGCGACGAGGCGAACCCGTACCTGGAGTTCGACCTGCTCGGCGTCATGAAGGCCGGCTTCCTCGACCAGATCTACCTCGTCCCGGACCGGGAGGAGTGCCCGACGATGGCGGAGGTCGCGGCCTTCGCGACGTCCGTCGGCGCCATTCCCGCCTACGCCTACCTCGGCGACGTGACCGCGTCGCCGACGGGCGACAAGAAGGCCGAGAAGTTCGAGGACGACTTCCTCGACGAGTTGGTCGCAGAGCTCCGCAGGCTCGGGATGCCCGCCATCACGTACATGCCGCCGCGCAACACCGCGGAGCAGATGGCGCGCCTCGCGTCGCTCGCCGCCGACAACGGCCTCCTCGAGGTCTCCGGCGTCGACATCAACACCCCGCGCCAGCAGTTCAACTGCCCGGAACTGCAGCGCCAGGAGCTGGCGCACCTGAACGACGCGACCTGGGCGATGGTCGCCCACGAGCGGCTCGCCGAGGCCGACCTCGGCCTCGGTCTGTTCGCCGAGGCCGGCCCGCTGGCCTCGCTCCCGCTTTCCGAGCGCGTCCGTCGCTACAGCGCCGTCGGGCGGTCGCTCGTGGCCGGCACCAGCACCGTCGGCGAGGCCGCCGACGCCCTGAGGAAGGAAGCAGCATGA
- a CDS encoding acyl-CoA carboxylase subunit beta codes for MAKQHTMDERLEQLAERRAKVEAGGGEKKLEKQREKGKMTARERLAALLDENSFQETGAFRRNRTTTFGMDKADMPADGVVTGSGAVFGRPVHVASQDFTVMGGSAGEAHSIKVTEALKASLQTGTPFVFINDSGGARVQEGIDSLSGYGKVFYANVLLSGAVPQISIIAGPCAGGAAYSPALTDFIIQTRKAHMFITGPGVIKQVTGENVTQDELGGADAHMSRSGVVHFVADDDEQAILIAQKLLSFLPQNNTEDAPIVDPDDVVESNPKLRDIIPVESNKGYDVRDVINEIVDHRDFLEVQAGWAMNIVVGFGRVVGRTVGIIANQPSVMSGVLDIDSSDKSSKFVRFCNAFNIPVLNLVDVPGFLPGVAQEHNGIIRHGAKMLYAYSAATVPKITVVLRKAYGGAYLAMCSKDLGADKVFAWPTAEIAVMGAEGAANVVFRREIDAAEDQEAKRAELVEEYRETFSTPYMAASRGLVDDIIDPADTRRQVAMALELLVGKRELRPAKKHGLGPA; via the coding sequence ATGGCTAAGCAGCACACGATGGACGAGCGCCTCGAGCAGCTCGCCGAGCGTCGAGCCAAGGTTGAGGCCGGAGGCGGTGAGAAGAAGCTGGAGAAGCAGCGCGAGAAGGGCAAGATGACCGCCCGCGAACGCCTCGCGGCCCTGCTCGACGAGAACTCGTTCCAGGAGACCGGCGCCTTCCGTCGCAACCGGACCACCACGTTCGGCATGGACAAGGCCGACATGCCCGCCGACGGCGTCGTCACCGGTTCCGGCGCGGTGTTCGGACGCCCGGTGCACGTCGCCTCCCAGGACTTCACTGTCATGGGCGGCTCCGCCGGCGAGGCGCACTCGATCAAGGTCACTGAGGCACTGAAGGCCTCGCTGCAGACGGGCACCCCGTTCGTGTTCATCAACGACTCGGGCGGCGCCCGGGTCCAGGAGGGCATCGACTCGCTGTCCGGCTACGGCAAGGTGTTCTACGCCAACGTCTTGCTGTCCGGCGCCGTGCCGCAGATCTCGATCATCGCCGGCCCCTGCGCCGGTGGCGCGGCCTACTCGCCCGCCCTGACCGACTTCATCATCCAGACCCGCAAGGCCCACATGTTCATCACGGGCCCTGGCGTCATCAAGCAGGTCACCGGAGAGAACGTCACGCAGGACGAGCTCGGCGGTGCCGACGCGCACATGTCCCGCTCCGGCGTCGTCCACTTCGTGGCCGATGACGACGAGCAGGCCATCCTGATCGCGCAGAAGCTCCTGAGCTTTTTGCCGCAGAACAACACCGAGGACGCCCCGATCGTCGATCCCGACGACGTGGTGGAGTCGAACCCGAAGCTCCGCGACATCATCCCCGTCGAGAGCAACAAGGGCTACGACGTCCGCGATGTCATCAACGAGATCGTCGACCACCGCGACTTCCTCGAGGTCCAGGCCGGGTGGGCCATGAACATCGTCGTCGGCTTCGGCCGCGTCGTGGGCCGCACCGTCGGCATCATCGCCAACCAGCCGAGCGTCATGTCCGGCGTGCTCGACATCGACTCCTCGGACAAGTCCAGCAAGTTCGTCCGTTTCTGCAACGCGTTCAACATCCCGGTGCTGAACCTCGTCGACGTCCCCGGCTTCCTGCCCGGCGTCGCGCAGGAGCACAACGGCATCATCCGCCACGGCGCGAAGATGCTGTACGCGTACTCCGCGGCGACGGTCCCGAAGATCACGGTCGTGCTGCGCAAGGCCTACGGCGGCGCGTACCTGGCCATGTGCTCGAAGGACCTGGGCGCCGACAAGGTGTTCGCCTGGCCGACCGCCGAGATCGCCGTGATGGGCGCCGAGGGCGCGGCCAACGTCGTGTTCCGCAGGGAGATCGACGCGGCCGAGGACCAGGAGGCCAAGCGGGCCGAGCTGGTCGAGGAGTACCGCGAGACGTTCTCCACGCCGTACATGGCCGCGAGCCGTGGCCTGGTCGACGACATCATCGACCCGGCCGACACCCGTCGCCAGGTCGCGATGGCGCTGGAGCTCCTCGTCGGCAAGCGTGAGCTTCGTCCCGCGAAGAAGCACGGCCTCGGGCCGGCGTGA